A genome region from Chloroflexota bacterium includes the following:
- a CDS encoding SDR family oxidoreductase — protein MSLFNLFDVTGRKALVTGAGRGIGRVLALTLAEAGCDVAILVRNMKEAESVVKEIQRLGRKGIAVQADVRRKEQVDRAFAETAEQLGRLDICVNNAGISIQKPAEEMPEEDWNNILDTNMKGVFLCCQAAARIMIPRRQGSIINIASLSGSAVNVPQRQAVYNTSKAGVVMLTKSLAVEWAQYGIRVNSISPGYIKTEMTLSAMKHLFPTWESLTPMGRLGEPEELRGAVLYLASDASSYMTGHDLVIDGGYTAR, from the coding sequence GTGAGTTTGTTCAATCTCTTTGATGTGACAGGGCGCAAGGCGCTGGTGACCGGCGCTGGACGTGGTATTGGCCGAGTACTGGCATTGACTCTGGCTGAGGCTGGCTGTGATGTAGCTATCCTGGTGAGAAACATGAAGGAGGCTGAGTCCGTAGTCAAGGAAATTCAGCGGCTAGGCCGCAAAGGCATAGCAGTCCAGGCAGACGTGAGAAGGAAAGAACAGGTTGACAGAGCATTCGCTGAGACTGCGGAACAACTGGGTCGTCTGGACATCTGTGTGAACAACGCAGGAATCAGCATTCAGAAGCCAGCCGAGGAGATGCCAGAAGAGGACTGGAACAACATTCTGGACACCAACATGAAGGGCGTCTTTCTCTGTTGTCAAGCGGCGGCACGCATAATGATTCCCCGGCGGCAAGGGAGCATCATCAATATCGCTTCACTGTCAGGCAGTGCCGTGAATGTGCCCCAGAGACAAGCAGTCTACAACACCTCCAAGGCAGGTGTTGTCATGTTAACCAAGTCTCTGGCTGTAGAATGGGCACAGTATGGTATCCGAGTGAATTCGATCAGCCCGGGCTACATCAAGACAGAGATGACACTGTCAGCAATGAAACACCTGTTTCCAACATGGGAATCCCTGACTCCCATGGGGCGCCTGGGCGAGCCTGAAGAGCTACGGGGTGCGGTGTTGTATCTGGCATCAGACGCCTCGAGCTACATGACAGGGCATGACCTAGTGATAGACGGAGGGTATACGGCAAGGTAG